The sequence TTACCATCTAACTAATCCTTTTTATTCGttcaaacaattttttaaataagtgtttttaaacaaaaactatAAAAATGATGCAAATAAAAGATTTAGAAACTAAACCTGGAAGCTTCCATCACCAATGCATGCAATTACACGCTTACTCGGCACCGATTGAGCATACCCCAACGTCGCACCCACAGACCAACCAATCGAACCATATTGCATTTGAAATTCGTATCTGCAATATATGTATATGTTGTCAAATCCACAAAACACTTCTTAACTAAttacccttttctttttcattcaaaCCATGCATGCATGCAACAATTGCTTGCATAGAACTAGTTACATTCTATTAGTCTTCTTGAATAATTTCTCGAACGTCCACTGCTTACCCGCATCCTTTAGGCAGCTTCAACTTCTGGCAGTTGAACCACGAGTCTCCGGTCTCGGCAATCACCGCTGTCTCCTCTGACAACATCTTCTGAATGTGCTGAAACAAAATGTTGACTCTCAACGGCTCATGGGGCTTGCATTTCAATGGCTGGCCGTCGGGAACATAGATCCGGTGGTAATTCTCGTAAGCTGTTGTGTTTCTCTTCAATCTTTTTGCAAGTTCTCTAAGAAAATCTTTCATTAAAATACAACCAAATGTTGGGCCATTGGCTATCATCACACGATCAGGCTCCACAATGATTGCTTTCTCTTTTTTCAAAAGGAGGGAGTAGCCGACCGAGCTGTAGTCATTGAAGATAGGGCCCGCGAATAGATATGCATCGGCTGATTCCACGATCTCGCCGCAGAAGGCAGTCCCGACTGCTCCCCAGTAAGTTCCGATAAAGTGGGGGTGGTATTCCGGGACCAAGCCTTTTGCGGATGGCATCACGGCAAGTGCGTAACCGCAGGCATCGGCTAGCTCGACTAATGCATCACAGGCCTTGGCCACTCGAAGCTTTGGCCCACCAACCATCACCGGCTTCACTGCCTTGTCGAGGAACGACACTGTGGCTTCTACCGCGGCTTCTAACCCCGCCTTGTTGCTCATCCTAAAACAGATAGACAGGAAGAAATGTATAAATGTATTAGGTTAAATTATAACGTAGTCGTGAATTTGCAACAACATGCTCCTATTCCGTCTATGAACTTGTAGTGAATCTGTGTCTGAGTTgttgaactttcaattttgtgtatGCAACAATAGTTTTATAGTTATTATGGTCTCAAATATATGTATAACATCTTCAACATTTAAAAGATAGGATCACATTATACTGAAGTTTATTTTTCATCTATTAAATTCAGTTAgtaatatttaacaaaatttgaatatattaaaAGAGCTGACTTAGACTTAACACAAAATTAAGGCCGTTGAGTGACACCATTTTAAAGTTAGAGATTTATTAGACATAAGTTATAAATTCTTCATTGGCCAAACAAgcataattttgaaaattaatatattttaattaataatataattcataACTTTAATATCTCGTAAAATCAATTCTAATATTTAATTCCAcacttttaaatataattttcataTCATGATTTTAACTATTTCGAAATTACTCGTGAACATGccataaataattattttaattaccTTGGAGAAATAGAAAATGGGATTGGCTCTCTAGAGAAAGTTGGATGAGGGACACCAGGTAAGTTGCAACTGATGCTGATATAAACAGGTTTGCTTTCAATAAGTGCTGTTGATATTGCTTTGTCAATTTGAGCATGTGCTTCTTCTATATTGTTTATCACACCCTATATATCCATCATCGTCATCATCATTATCGTTATTGTCATCGTCATCAACGGACAATAATATAGCTTACATAATGTAAATTAACTAACCTGAAAACATGTGACAGTTTGAAAGCATCTAAGTTCTTGACTAAAATCAGACAATCCAATAGTGTGATGAAGAATCCTACTGGTTCCATAATCATTAGTATTTGGGCCACCAACAATACAAATCACGGGTAAATTTTCGCTATAAGCACCAGCAATGGCGTTCAGCACACTTAGCCCTCCAACAGTGAAGGTGACAACACATGCACCGACCCCACGACACCTTGCGTAGCCATCGGCCGCATAGCCAGCATTGAGCTCATTGCAGCAACCAATGTTGTTGAGCCCAGGCTCGGCAATGAGATGGTCTAGTAGGGTTAGGTTGAAGTCACCAGGGACAGAGAATACATCACTGACCCCTATTTGGACAAGGCGTCGAGCAAGGTGGCGACCAAGCGTAGAGTCTGAGGATACGGTGACGGAAGGCGGGGTGAGAGAACCATTTTGAGGTAACGACGCTATGTCGTTGTTGAACGGCTTGCACGAATCTAGAGCTTCAACAACGGTTTCCATAAGTTGGAGATCAAAGTGATCAAAGTTAAGTTGGTTTGATATGGGGGAGATTAGAAAGATGGATCTATGAAGGGGAAGGAGAGTGTGTTATATATAATTAAGGGCATTTTGTAGGAGAAATAATAGTGTTTTTTGTTTgattgggaaagaccaattcTTCCATGTTTTATTGGGAATACGTAAGTATGTGGCTATAGACAACAAGAATAGAATTTCAGCTTTAAATTCAAACTATATTTACATGGCTCCCAATGCCCTCTTGGTACGTAACTACAACCAATGCTAAATCTTTCTAATTTTGAATTGGTTCTTTTTCTGTACATTGGGACATTTGTTCTTGATGATGTCCATATGTTTCTTGCttcaaaaagaaaacatatatacatattagtgggatttttctaattattatgGGATCACAAGAggtcttattttatttttaaaagaacgCGTTGACGTTATATATCAGAAATGACGAGAAGTATAGAAAAACTTACATATACTACAGTAGTATATAAAATTTTCTGTTATGGTAGTAGTCCAACGATATTCAAATGTTGTGTTGAAAACTTGCCTTGAGCTAGGATGAATGGAATGTCATGTCAAACTCGAagtagatttttctttttcattttggtTTTCCTTTTACTTAGTTTTCATTTATACTAACCAGCTATCTCATAAATGGTGGGAGCATAGTGAATTTATCTTCAATGAGATGAAATCAGTCACTGAAGGTGCAATAAAAATTGACCCTAATGAGTTATTTGTGGTTGCACTCTAAAATGAATCACAAAAGTATAATGTATTGGGTTATAgcttaaaaataattaataacgAACTTTAGGAATAAATTTGATGACTagtataatttttattatttaacaaTAACTATGTTGTTAACTTTCTGTTAATTGGTTTTTATTTGTTGATGAGTATTTTAGAATTGATTAGCCTATTTTCTTCTAAGATTGATTATAGAGTCTCttttatttataatagtttgtttcttatattattattaaaataccTAAGTTCAACCAAAACTAATTAACTCAATATAAACATCTTACCTAACGATAAAAGAAATCAAACCAACTACACTCTTCTCACCTTCAAAAGTCTAACCATTCAACACATGTTTACTTTTTATATGTGCATGGGTGTGAACTGCCATATTTTGTGTTCTTTACAAGTGTGACGTATTTGAAATAGcgcaaaaaaaatatacaagtAGAGTCTAAAAGAATTCGAAAATATAATTTTCATTCTTGTTAAACTTTTAGATGTAATTAGTATAAAAGAAAGCTACGTTTTCACATTGAAACATGAGATGAAGCTTCTTGCTTATTTTCTTGGTCGAAACTATACATAATATACCATCCCAACTTCCAATAGAGAGGTATGAGGCACATTTAGTAAAACCTCTTGCTCTCTACAATTCTGGTTCAAAAAAGCATACATAATATCAATGGCTAACTTCTTGAAAATGGAAGATGATTTCTTGGCCTTGACTGAGCAATGTCCAAAGATGTATGTGATTCCTGATTCTTTCGCTCTCAATATATGCATTGCTTCCTCGTTATATATAGACTTTTCCCGATCATCGACTGCGGTATCCATTGCTTGATATTTGTTTGAGCTTGTAAAAGCTTGCTCCAATGGTAATTCATATTCACAGGGttcttttgaatttttacaCCCTCTAGAGACTTCTGTCATTGGTTTACAAAACTGATCTTCTGTTTCTACATAATGCACTAAAGAAAACACTAATTTGTTCTCAAAATTGTAGTTTTCTTGTAGTAAATCCCTGTAACCGTATCGGACAATGCATCGAAACATTTTGCATTCTTTTGGACCTACCCTCGTGACGAGCAAACGATCTTCTTCATCGATATGGGGAACTTGAACATATTTTATACAAACAAATACAAGCACTTGATGAAATGCAGGCAAAGTGGTTACAAAGTGACCAAAAACAGCAGGAACGCCAGCAACCAGATTAGTGTATATGAGTCCAATTCCGGGCACACGCACTATGCCAAGACTAGGCCCCGAAGAAAGAATCCTATTCATTGACACTTTGTTCTCATCGTCATATTCGTGTTTCTTCATCGTTCCATAGTACCATGTATACATCGAACACATAAAGATTGTAGAAAGCACGAGGGGGATCCAACCACCTTCATGAACTTTGATGATTGATGCAGAGATGTAAAGTAGTTCAATCGACCCGAAAAACATGAA comes from Cucumis melo cultivar AY chromosome 12, USDA_Cmelo_AY_1.0, whole genome shotgun sequence and encodes:
- the LOC103497061 gene encoding pyruvate decarboxylase 2-like; this encodes METVVEALDSCKPFNNDIASLPQNGSLTPPSVTVSSDSTLGRHLARRLVQIGVSDVFSVPGDFNLTLLDHLIAEPGLNNIGCCNELNAGYAADGYARCRGVGACVVTFTVGGLSVLNAIAGAYSENLPVICIVGGPNTNDYGTSRILHHTIGLSDFSQELRCFQTVTCFQGVINNIEEAHAQIDKAISTALIESKPVYISISCNLPGVPHPTFSREPIPFSISPRMSNKAGLEAAVEATVSFLDKAVKPVMVGGPKLRVAKACDALVELADACGYALAVMPSAKGLVPEYHPHFIGTYWGAVGTAFCGEIVESADAYLFAGPIFNDYSSVGYSLLLKKEKAIIVEPDRVMIANGPTFGCILMKDFLRELAKRLKRNTTAYENYHRIYVPDGQPLKCKPHEPLRVNILFQHIQKMLSEETAVIAETGDSWFNCQKLKLPKGCGYEFQMQYGSIGWSVGATLGYAQSVPSKRVIACIGDGSFQVTAQDVSTMIRCEQKTIIFLINNGGYTIEVEIHDGPYNVIKNWNYTALVDAIHNGEGKCWTTKVHTEEELIEAINTAMDKKIDSLCFIEVIVHKDDTSKELLEWGSRVCAANSRAPNPQ